The following coding sequences lie in one Bacteroidia bacterium genomic window:
- a CDS encoding toxin-antitoxin system YwqK family antitoxin — translation MKIYLFVVLFSLISVLSFSQDTVVTYYKNNKKASEGVMLKGSEYGRWKYYSQNGKLIQETDFVNGFAHGKIIYYYPNGKKQNEGEWKYGMQRGEYDEWFENGQIKVKGFYKLGYKDSLWTYWYEAGQKKKEMQYFNTGDFKLINSWSFDGKLMVDKGNGTFEDKYASGKIKEKGDFKNGKETGEWNNWYENGQKLSSGIYTNGVRTGKWLSWYNDGVLKSELNYENGKNITYYHNTQKEMEGTLKDSLKEGVWLFYYENGQKKMEGEFKTDLRNGVHTKWFENGNKESEVTFEQGKKNGAAKWFLQNGKLDIEGNFNNDVQEGKWTYWRTDGKKGNEGNYSNGKMDGLWTYWYGNGKVWKEITFKNGLKSGKVTFYYENGNKEHEGNMEDGLETGFWTMWYENGNKKMEGSFNNGIMDGLWKGYHENAQQKYEITYKDSLQNGKITYWFSNGNMLSEETIINKIHEGSYKTWYSNGKPNVTGNYKNDIKIGKWLYYNELNQLLRQEVYKDGKPDGKWLTYYPQGTLESETNYKKGFKEGASKYCEPNGKVIFEVIFHNNKLVKTISGKTPEEKDNPKPRNDYGRDE, via the coding sequence ATGAAGATTTACTTGTTTGTAGTTTTATTTAGCTTAATATCAGTGCTTTCTTTTTCTCAGGATACTGTTGTAACTTATTATAAAAACAACAAGAAAGCAAGCGAAGGAGTGATGCTTAAAGGTTCCGAATATGGCAGATGGAAGTATTATAGCCAGAATGGAAAGCTAATTCAGGAAACAGATTTTGTAAATGGCTTTGCACATGGAAAAATAATTTATTATTATCCGAATGGAAAAAAACAGAATGAAGGTGAATGGAAATACGGAATGCAACGTGGTGAGTATGATGAGTGGTTCGAGAATGGTCAGATAAAAGTAAAAGGATTTTATAAACTTGGATATAAAGATAGCTTGTGGACTTACTGGTATGAAGCTGGACAGAAGAAAAAGGAAATGCAATATTTCAATACCGGTGATTTTAAATTAATAAATTCTTGGTCGTTTGATGGTAAGCTAATGGTAGATAAAGGAAATGGAACTTTTGAAGATAAATATGCATCAGGCAAAATCAAAGAAAAAGGAGATTTTAAAAATGGTAAAGAAACAGGTGAGTGGAATAATTGGTATGAAAACGGACAAAAATTGTCATCAGGAATTTACACAAACGGAGTAAGAACAGGTAAGTGGCTGTCGTGGTATAATGATGGTGTGTTAAAATCAGAATTGAATTATGAAAACGGAAAAAATATAACTTACTATCATAATACTCAAAAAGAGATGGAGGGTACGCTTAAAGATAGTTTAAAAGAGGGGGTATGGCTTTTTTATTATGAAAACGGTCAGAAAAAAATGGAAGGTGAATTTAAAACTGATTTACGAAATGGAGTTCATACAAAATGGTTCGAAAATGGAAATAAGGAATCAGAAGTTACATTCGAACAGGGTAAAAAGAATGGTGCAGCAAAATGGTTTTTGCAAAACGGGAAATTAGACATTGAAGGAAATTTTAATAATGATGTGCAAGAAGGAAAATGGACATACTGGCGGACTGATGGTAAGAAAGGGAATGAAGGAAATTATTCTAACGGAAAAATGGATGGTTTATGGACGTATTGGTATGGTAACGGAAAAGTATGGAAGGAAATAACTTTTAAAAATGGTCTTAAAAGTGGTAAAGTAACATTTTACTATGAAAATGGTAACAAAGAACACGAAGGGAATATGGAAGATGGTTTAGAAACTGGTTTCTGGACTATGTGGTACGAAAATGGCAATAAAAAAATGGAAGGTAGTTTCAATAATGGAATCATGGATGGACTGTGGAAAGGATATCATGAAAATGCACAACAGAAATATGAAATAACTTATAAAGACAGTTTACAGAATGGAAAAATAACTTATTGGTTTTCTAATGGAAATATGTTATCAGAAGAAACAATAATTAATAAGATTCATGAAGGTTCATATAAAACATGGTATTCTAACGGTAAGCCAAATGTTACTGGAAATTATAAAAATGATATTAAGATTGGAAAGTGGTTATATTATAATGAGCTTAATCAGTTGCTTCGTCAAGAGGTATATAAGGACGGAAAACCTGATGGCAAATGGTTAACATATTATCCACAGGGAACATTAGAAAGTGAAACAAATTATAAAAAAGGTTTTAAAGAAGGTGCTTCAAAATATTGTGAGCCTAATGGTAAAGTTATTTTTGAAGTTATTTTTCATAATAATAAATTGGTTAAAACAATTTCAGGAAAAACTCCTGAAGAAAAAGATAACCCTAAACCAAGGAATGATTATGGGAGGGACGAGTAG
- a CDS encoding carboxypeptidase-like regulatory domain-containing protein, giving the protein MKTLKLILILAIMPIAFASAQNAGSLKGRVIDGSTKEPLVGCNVYIDNDGSKIGTATDADGRFTIKPLPSGTYQVFYSFIGYNTQTLAASVYPGEPTFMKDVILSDVITIGGPDGVIIDGGAEKRVIDPGQIGKIPIKSAEIENIAGSNNPVMVIRAITSDAQISDDGKDIVFRGSRSGSSSFYIDGIKQNDMSSSIPGCAIGSIIVYSGGIPAQYGDVTGGIIVMETKSFFDVRAQHRIEESKKKDEQ; this is encoded by the coding sequence ATGAAAACTTTAAAATTAATCTTAATTCTTGCAATCATGCCAATTGCTTTTGCAAGTGCACAAAATGCAGGATCATTAAAAGGAAGAGTAATTGACGGCTCTACAAAAGAACCACTTGTTGGATGTAATGTTTATATTGACAATGACGGTAGTAAAATAGGAACTGCCACAGATGCTGATGGCAGGTTCACAATTAAACCTCTTCCATCAGGAACCTATCAGGTTTTTTACTCATTTATTGGTTATAATACTCAAACATTAGCTGCAAGTGTATATCCCGGCGAACCTACATTTATGAAAGATGTTATTTTATCGGATGTAATTACAATTGGAGGTCCTGATGGAGTAATTATTGATGGTGGTGCAGAAAAAAGAGTTATTGATCCGGGACAAATAGGTAAAATACCAATAAAATCAGCTGAAATTGAAAATATAGCTGGTTCAAATAACCCTGTAATGGTTATTCGTGCTATCACCTCAGATGCTCAAATAAGTGATGATGGGAAAGACATTGTTTTCAGAGGATCAAGAAGTGGAAGTTCATCATTTTATATTGATGGTATTAAACAAAATGACATGAGTTCCTCAATTCCGGGTTGTGCTATAGGAAGTATAATTGTATATTCTGGGGGAATTCCGGCACAATATGGTGATGTTACTGGAGGAATTATTGTTATGGAAACAAAAAGTTTTTTTGACGTAAGAGCACAACATAGAATTGAAGAAAGTAAGAAAAAAGACGAACAATAA
- the crcB gene encoding fluoride efflux transporter CrcB has protein sequence MLKSVLLVALGGSVGSILRYLASVFTTKFYSANFPLATFIVNIIGCLIIGLLFGLFEKNGIVNDNLRLLLITGFCGGFTTFSAFSSENINLLQNGNFMTAFVYISLSVILGLFAVWLGLFIAKV, from the coding sequence ATGTTAAAATCTGTACTTTTAGTTGCATTAGGTGGTTCTGTTGGAAGTATTTTAAGATACCTCGCATCTGTTTTCACTACTAAATTTTACAGTGCAAATTTTCCCTTGGCAACATTTATTGTAAATATTATTGGTTGCTTAATAATAGGATTATTATTTGGTCTTTTTGAAAAAAACGGAATTGTAAACGATAACCTTCGCTTACTTTTAATTACTGGATTTTGTGGTGGATTTACAACTTTCTCTGCTTTTTCATCTGAGAATATTAATTTATTGCAAAATGGTAATTTTATGACTGCCTTTGTTTATATAAGTTTAAGTGTTATTCTTGGACTTTTTGCCGTTTGGCTTGGATTATTTATTGCTAAAGTTTAA
- a CDS encoding methylmalonyl-CoA mutase small subunit: protein MATFAKNLKYTDMLNTDKKNLFSEFPEVSATDWKNAIIKDLKGADYDKKVVWKTPEGFEVKPFYSSEDLTNVTNLSVTRGYNTENNNWEISQEIILKNIIDANKAAVDALCKGADSVSFIIPENITELIKNQNDFSALLKGINIDKTTVRFISGDNSGYLFGFLDNEIKIQNIDSQKVKAIFDCSPIGDLTTKGHFCSDENIFAKASSLITSTFKNYPQVRLIGVNGYSFKNAGSTITQELAYSIAIASDYLSLISDNGANIKTIANHLTFNFGVSSNYFMEIAKLRAARVLWEKLIEAYLPDNTEVIPMNIHSITSDRNMAAYDYHTNLLRETTESMSAIIGGTQSLTVRPFDIVFENTSEISQRLSRNLQIILKEEAHLNKVADISGGSYYIENLTKELAENAWKLFLEIEEKGGYIKAFEEGYIQKQIAETQQKQDLALATQNETLLGVNRYPDLNEKAADHFSKNENANKSCDKNKNIAEPIKIYRGSGAFEALRLKTEAMKQTPKVFLLTFGNLVSLKARAFFATNFFGCAGFKIQDNARFETIEAGIKAAIDSKAEIVVMCSSDEEYIEAVPQIAKELKSKTILVLAGYPKEMIETYKKEGIEHFIHLKSNLLEELQNFQNILAKNI, encoded by the coding sequence ATGGCTACATTTGCAAAAAATTTGAAATATACAGATATGTTAAATACTGATAAGAAAAATCTTTTTAGCGAATTCCCCGAAGTATCTGCTACAGACTGGAAAAATGCCATTATAAAAGACTTAAAAGGTGCCGATTATGACAAAAAAGTAGTATGGAAAACACCTGAAGGTTTTGAAGTAAAGCCTTTTTATAGTTCGGAAGATTTAACTAACGTTACTAATCTTTCAGTTACAAGAGGATACAATACTGAGAATAATAACTGGGAAATTTCTCAGGAAATTATTTTAAAAAACATTATTGATGCAAATAAAGCTGCTGTTGATGCTCTTTGTAAAGGAGCTGACAGTGTTTCATTTATTATTCCTGAAAATATTACTGAATTAATTAAAAATCAGAATGATTTTTCAGCATTATTGAAAGGAATAAATATAGATAAAACAACAGTGAGATTTATTTCAGGAGATAATTCAGGTTATTTATTTGGTTTTCTTGATAACGAAATAAAAATTCAAAATATTGATTCACAAAAAGTAAAAGCAATTTTTGACTGTAGTCCTATTGGCGATTTAACAACAAAAGGTCATTTTTGCTCAGACGAAAATATATTTGCAAAAGCATCATCATTAATAACATCAACTTTTAAAAATTATCCACAAGTAAGATTGATAGGTGTTAATGGTTATAGCTTTAAAAATGCAGGATCTACAATTACACAGGAATTAGCCTATAGTATTGCAATTGCATCAGATTATCTTTCATTAATCTCAGATAATGGTGCCAATATCAAAACTATTGCAAATCATTTAACTTTCAATTTTGGAGTAAGCTCAAATTACTTCATGGAAATTGCAAAACTTCGCGCAGCAAGAGTACTATGGGAAAAACTTATAGAAGCATATTTACCTGATAATACTGAAGTAATTCCAATGAATATTCATAGCATTACTTCTGACAGAAATATGGCTGCATATGATTACCATACAAATCTTTTGAGAGAGACTACAGAATCAATGTCAGCAATAATTGGTGGCACACAGTCACTTACAGTTCGCCCGTTTGATATTGTTTTTGAAAACACAAGCGAAATCTCACAACGCCTTTCAAGAAATCTTCAGATAATTTTAAAAGAGGAAGCACATTTGAATAAAGTTGCTGATATTTCCGGTGGTTCATATTATATTGAAAATTTAACAAAGGAACTAGCAGAAAACGCCTGGAAATTGTTTTTAGAAATCGAAGAAAAAGGCGGGTATATAAAAGCTTTTGAAGAAGGATATATTCAAAAACAAATTGCAGAAACACAGCAAAAACAAGATTTAGCATTAGCAACACAAAATGAAACTTTGTTAGGAGTAAACAGATATCCAGATTTAAATGAGAAAGCAGCTGATCATTTTTCTAAAAATGAAAATGCTAACAAATCATGCGATAAAAATAAAAACATTGCTGAACCAATAAAAATTTACAGAGGATCTGGCGCTTTTGAAGCATTAAGATTAAAAACTGAAGCAATGAAACAAACTCCTAAAGTTTTTCTTTTAACTTTTGGAAACCTTGTAAGTTTAAAAGCTCGTGCATTTTTTGCAACAAACTTCTTTGGTTGTGCAGGCTTTAAAATTCAGGATAACGCAAGATTTGAAACAATTGAAGCAGGCATTAAAGCTGCAATTGATTCAAAAGCAGAGATTGTAGTAATGTGCAGTTCAGACGAGGAATATATTGAAGCAGTACCACAAATTGCAAAAGAATTGAAATCAAAAACTATATTGGTATTAGCAGGATATCCAAAAGAAATGATTGAGACATATAAAAAAGAAGGTATAGAACATTTCATACATCTTAAATCAAATCTTTTAGAAGAATTACAGAATTTTCAGAATATATTAGCAAAAAACATTTAA
- a CDS encoding sigma-70 family RNA polymerase sigma factor: MIFFKKIRFNKLSDSELVSLYAKSGNSEYVGELFTRYSHLVYGVCLVFLKNRDEAKDAVISIFEQLLKDLKTTEIKNHKAFLHTVAKNYCLSKKRGTQRLLRREQIFADDIDMETLPAEFEIKKEDSDYEVLHSAINKLIDEQKICIELFFLHKKSYSEITEITSFNTNQVKSYIQNGKRNLRNILTSKQ; encoded by the coding sequence ATGATCTTTTTTAAGAAAATACGGTTTAATAAACTTAGCGATTCTGAACTTGTTAGTTTATACGCAAAGTCAGGCAACTCAGAATATGTGGGAGAACTCTTTACGAGGTACTCCCACCTTGTTTATGGAGTTTGCTTAGTTTTCTTAAAAAACAGAGACGAAGCCAAAGATGCAGTAATATCAATATTTGAACAGCTTTTAAAAGATCTTAAAACAACAGAAATTAAAAATCACAAGGCATTTTTGCACACTGTTGCTAAAAATTATTGCTTATCAAAGAAACGTGGAACACAAAGACTTTTACGGCGCGAACAAATTTTTGCAGATGACATTGATATGGAAACATTACCTGCAGAATTTGAAATAAAAAAAGAAGATTCTGATTATGAAGTTTTACATTCTGCAATCAATAAACTTATTGATGAGCAAAAAATTTGTATAGAATTATTTTTTCTTCATAAGAAATCTTACTCAGAAATTACTGAAATTACAAGTTTTAACACAAATCAGGTTAAAAGCTATATTCAAAATGGAAAGAGGAATCTGAGAAATATTTTAACCTCAAAGCAATGA
- a CDS encoding ankyrin repeat domain-containing protein, which produces MAKVIFILVFFTLFIPVISFGQNEIENTTDTITQEQLDFQLIVTASKGDASTVLFLLGKGANVNATADNGISALMYASQNGHLSVVKTLVANGADVNYFPNYEISSLSSAVINNQYDIVEYLLRKGAKINLSNYKKITPLMYAAAYGFVPIINLLLQNKADLNLKDIYGNDALIMSVLYNHPEISDILLKSGANPNTNDNEKFTPLIIASQNGLVYYFEILKSYNADFDAKNIDGYSALDMAVINKQPESISNILKIDTVKNKESNNPVKMAYLSENRELVSVLRKAGCRPYLLPLLNKLLIGYGIDANFNDLMFGTTVGIKETRYNMIFSASYFTRFWSKRVLVDYGNDMLIQFWERRSFVTFGIDKRFKLTGNGYKQTGISIGGRELYTYGHYRGASIIPPNDWTLLPNIGFYSDGKSGGVMLNLEYLDLKMENIFPVRINATAYFYIGLKKFNKIIKEPEW; this is translated from the coding sequence ATGGCTAAAGTTATTTTTATATTAGTTTTTTTTACATTATTTATACCAGTAATTAGTTTTGGCCAAAATGAAATTGAAAACACTACTGATACTATTACGCAAGAACAGCTTGATTTTCAGCTTATAGTTACTGCTAGTAAGGGTGATGCATCAACAGTTTTATTTTTACTTGGCAAGGGTGCAAATGTTAATGCAACTGCCGATAATGGAATATCTGCATTAATGTATGCTTCGCAAAATGGTCATTTATCAGTTGTAAAAACACTGGTTGCAAATGGTGCTGATGTGAATTATTTTCCCAATTATGAAATTTCTTCTTTATCCTCAGCTGTAATAAATAATCAGTATGATATAGTCGAATATTTATTAAGAAAAGGAGCAAAAATTAATCTTTCAAACTATAAAAAAATTACTCCTTTGATGTATGCTGCTGCGTATGGCTTTGTACCAATTATTAATTTGTTATTGCAGAATAAAGCTGATCTGAACTTAAAAGACATATACGGAAATGATGCACTTATTATGTCGGTATTATATAATCATCCTGAAATAAGTGATATTTTACTAAAATCGGGTGCTAACCCCAATACAAATGATAATGAGAAATTTACTCCTTTAATAATAGCTTCACAAAATGGTCTTGTTTATTATTTTGAAATCTTAAAATCATATAATGCAGATTTTGATGCAAAAAATATTGATGGCTATTCTGCATTGGATATGGCTGTTATAAATAAACAGCCGGAGTCAATTTCAAATATTCTAAAAATTGATACAGTTAAAAATAAAGAGTCTAATAATCCTGTAAAGATGGCTTATTTATCAGAAAATCGTGAATTGGTTTCTGTATTAAGAAAAGCAGGGTGTAGACCATATTTGCTTCCATTATTAAATAAATTATTAATAGGTTATGGTATTGATGCAAACTTTAATGATTTAATGTTTGGTACTACCGTTGGTATTAAAGAAACCAGATATAATATGATATTCTCTGCTTCTTATTTTACAAGATTCTGGTCAAAACGTGTTCTTGTTGATTATGGAAATGATATGTTAATTCAGTTCTGGGAAAGGCGATCTTTTGTAACTTTTGGTATTGATAAAAGATTTAAGTTAACTGGCAATGGTTACAAGCAAACCGGAATTTCAATTGGTGGAAGAGAGTTATATACTTATGGTCATTACAGAGGTGCTTCAATTATTCCACCAAATGATTGGACATTATTGCCAAATATTGGTTTCTATTCTGATGGAAAATCGGGTGGCGTAATGTTAAATTTAGAATATTTAGATCTTAAAATGGAAAACATATTTCCTGTAAGAATAAATGCTACTGCATATTTTTATATTGGTCTTAAAAAATTTAATAAAATAATAAAAGAACCAGAATGGTAA
- a CDS encoding CAP domain-containing protein: MKLFTTIFICLVFFNSNFLNAQTQNKITYCINADEKELLNLINQYRKTKKLPPIKLSPELTKVAKIHANDLAKNNPDTGKCNTHSWSDKGNWKACCYTDDHKNAALMWSKPAELTKYKSEGFEIAFQSSEDATPSDALNGWKKSSGHNNVIIERGNFNKMGWKAIGIAVEGNYALVWFGKEPDKEPSLTECK; encoded by the coding sequence ATGAAATTATTTACAACAATATTTATTTGTCTCGTTTTTTTTAATTCTAACTTTTTGAATGCTCAAACGCAAAATAAAATAACATATTGCATTAATGCTGACGAAAAGGAGTTACTAAACCTGATTAACCAGTATAGAAAAACTAAAAAATTACCTCCAATAAAATTATCGCCTGAGTTAACAAAGGTTGCTAAAATTCATGCAAATGATTTAGCTAAAAATAATCCGGATACAGGAAAATGCAATACTCATAGTTGGTCTGATAAAGGAAACTGGAAAGCATGTTGTTATACAGATGACCATAAGAATGCGGCATTAATGTGGTCGAAGCCTGCAGAACTCACAAAATATAAATCAGAAGGATTTGAAATTGCATTCCAATCATCAGAAGATGCTACACCATCTGATGCATTGAATGGCTGGAAAAAAAGTTCAGGACATAATAATGTTATTATTGAAAGAGGTAATTTTAATAAAATGGGATGGAAAGCAATTGGAATTGCCGTTGAAGGAAATTATGCATTGGTTTGGTTTGGCAAAGAACCAGACAAAGAGCCTTCACTAACAGAGTGCAAATAG
- a CDS encoding carboxypeptidase-like regulatory domain-containing protein, with amino-acid sequence MKLFTKIFFCFLLMIILSSKVLFSQNNFIISGNITDKETGKPVYNASIIVKNTKNGTTTNHEGFFFMKVNKLPVNLEISHIAYKKITFYCKNNTSLKIELQRQIDSLPEINISAHKVINLVEKKLFDVVDYEFYGDNILLLTYSYKDIINPWLIMINNYGDTLFKSPVSKEGNFYRDCLGNIHLVSKEYAYQIFIEDKKLELLYPVNPDTFYKILNPCITEINNKFFIKQWSYNNQVLSYSMVNANDSSKKEVKVISDERAIRMLSDRNRFNSMGAKPPSDADLRFEEMCFFKPIFAPLVKLKDKIAIFNFVESKIEVYNENGNSDKEISITFNKIKGWKEEIFADEITGKAYALFKNNGISTIREVSIETGVIGKEITIPDFKYIENIKVRNGYVYFLYRINSPMELMKLYKMAV; translated from the coding sequence ATGAAACTCTTTACAAAAATATTTTTTTGCTTTTTATTGATGATTATTTTATCATCTAAAGTATTATTTTCACAAAACAACTTCATAATTAGCGGAAACATTACAGATAAAGAAACCGGAAAACCTGTTTATAATGCAAGCATTATTGTAAAAAACACAAAAAATGGAACTACTACAAATCATGAAGGTTTCTTTTTTATGAAAGTAAATAAATTACCTGTTAATCTTGAAATATCTCATATAGCTTATAAAAAAATAACATTCTACTGTAAAAATAATACTTCATTAAAAATTGAACTGCAAAGACAAATAGACAGTCTTCCTGAAATAAATATTTCGGCACATAAAGTAATAAATCTGGTCGAAAAAAAATTATTCGATGTTGTTGATTATGAATTTTACGGCGATAACATTTTACTTTTAACATACTCATACAAGGATATAATTAATCCATGGCTTATTATGATAAATAATTATGGCGATACACTTTTTAAATCTCCGGTTAGTAAAGAAGGAAATTTTTACAGAGATTGCCTTGGAAATATTCATTTAGTCTCAAAAGAATATGCATATCAGATTTTTATTGAAGATAAAAAACTGGAACTCCTGTACCCTGTAAACCCTGATACGTTCTACAAAATATTAAATCCATGTATTACAGAAATAAATAATAAATTCTTTATAAAACAATGGTCGTATAATAATCAGGTTTTATCTTACTCTATGGTAAATGCCAACGACTCTTCAAAAAAAGAAGTTAAAGTTATTTCTGACGAGCGTGCAATCAGAATGTTATCAGACAGAAACAGATTTAATAGCATGGGTGCAAAACCACCATCTGATGCGGATTTAAGATTTGAAGAAATGTGTTTCTTTAAACCAATATTTGCACCTTTGGTAAAACTAAAAGATAAAATTGCAATTTTTAATTTTGTTGAATCTAAGATTGAAGTTTATAATGAAAATGGAAATTCTGACAAAGAAATTTCAATAACATTTAACAAAATAAAAGGATGGAAAGAAGAGATTTTTGCTGATGAGATTACAGGAAAAGCATATGCACTATTTAAAAACAATGGCATTTCTACTATTCGTGAAGTTTCAATTGAGACCGGTGTTATTGGTAAAGAAATAACTATTCCAGATTTTAAATATATCGAAAATATTAAAGTAAGAAACGGGTATGTGTATTTCTTATACAGAATTAATTCGCCAATGGAATTAATGAAATTATATAAAATGGCGGTTTAA
- the scpA gene encoding methylmalonyl-CoA mutase → MKPNFKNIKLNSVSSVKPQKQTTSNNVWEPAELINIKPFFTEADIKNAEHLNYAAGIAPFLRGPYPAMYVTKPWTIRQYAGFSTAEESNAFYRRNLAAGQMGLSVAFDLATHRGYDSDHERVVGDVGKAGVAIDSILDMKILFDQIPLNKMSVSMTMNGAVLPILAFYIVAALEQGAKLEELTGTIQNDILKEFMVRNTYIYPPVTSMRIIADIFEYTSQKMPKFNSISISGYHMQEAGATADIELAYTLADGLEYLRTGIKAGLDIDNFAPRLSFFWGAGMNHFMEIAKMRAARLLWAKIVKQFNPKNPKSLALRTHTQTSGWSLTEQDPFNNVARTCVEALAAALGHTQSLHTNALDEAIALPTDFSARIARNTQIYLQEETNICKSVDPWAGSYYVEYLTNEIAQKAWKHIEEIEELGGMAKAIETGIPKMRIEEASARKQARIDSGKEIIVGVNKYRLEKEDPIDTLEVDNTAVRESQLKRLDLLRKNRNNIEVQDALAAITKACETGEGNLLELAVDAAKKRASLGEISFAIEKVYGRYKANIRMISGVYSSETKDNDKFNEARNLADKFAEKEGRRPRIMVAKMGQDGHDRGAKVVATAYADMGFDVDMGPLFQTPAEAAKQAVENDVHILGVSSLAAGHKTLVPQVIEELKKHGRDDIMVIVGGVIPSQDYDFLYKAGVVGIFGPGTKIAEAAIKILNILLGN, encoded by the coding sequence ATGAAGCCAAATTTTAAAAATATAAAATTAAATAGTGTAAGTTCTGTTAAGCCTCAAAAACAAACTACATCAAATAATGTTTGGGAACCAGCAGAACTAATAAATATCAAACCATTTTTCACAGAGGCTGATATTAAAAATGCGGAACATTTAAACTATGCTGCCGGTATTGCTCCGTTTTTACGTGGCCCATATCCTGCAATGTATGTAACAAAGCCATGGACTATCAGACAATATGCAGGATTCTCTACAGCCGAAGAATCGAATGCATTTTATCGCAGAAATCTTGCAGCCGGACAAATGGGACTTTCAGTTGCATTTGACCTTGCTACACATCGTGGTTACGATTCAGATCACGAGCGCGTTGTTGGCGATGTTGGAAAAGCAGGTGTTGCTATTGACTCTATTCTGGACATGAAAATTCTTTTCGACCAGATACCTCTTAACAAAATGTCAGTATCAATGACAATGAACGGAGCGGTTTTACCAATACTTGCTTTTTACATTGTTGCTGCTTTAGAACAAGGTGCAAAACTTGAAGAATTAACAGGAACTATTCAAAATGATATTCTTAAAGAATTCATGGTACGTAACACATATATCTATCCTCCTGTAACTTCAATGCGAATTATTGCTGATATTTTTGAATACACTTCTCAGAAAATGCCAAAGTTTAATTCAATAAGTATATCTGGTTACCACATGCAGGAAGCCGGTGCTACTGCCGATATAGAACTTGCATATACTTTAGCAGATGGCCTTGAATATTTAAGAACCGGAATTAAAGCCGGACTAGATATTGATAATTTCGCTCCAAGATTATCTTTCTTCTGGGGAGCCGGAATGAATCATTTTATGGAAATTGCAAAGATGCGTGCTGCTAGATTGTTATGGGCAAAAATCGTAAAACAATTTAATCCTAAAAATCCAAAATCGCTTGCATTACGTACACATACACAAACTTCAGGCTGGAGTTTAACAGAACAAGATCCGTTTAATAATGTTGCACGTACATGCGTTGAAGCATTGGCCGCTGCATTAGGTCACACACAATCGTTACACACAAATGCACTTGATGAAGCGATTGCTTTACCAACTGATTTTTCTGCAAGAATTGCACGTAACACACAAATATATTTACAGGAAGAAACAAATATTTGTAAATCCGTTGACCCATGGGCAGGTTCATATTATGTTGAATATTTAACAAATGAAATTGCACAAAAAGCCTGGAAACATATTGAAGAAATTGAAGAGCTTGGTGGAATGGCAAAAGCTATTGAGACAGGTATTCCAAAAATGAGAATCGAAGAAGCTTCTGCAAGAAAACAAGCAAGAATTGACTCTGGAAAAGAAATAATTGTTGGTGTAAATAAATACCGTTTAGAAAAAGAAGATCCTATCGATACTTTAGAAGTTGACAATACAGCTGTTCGCGAATCGCAACTAAAAAGACTTGACTTACTTCGCAAAAACAGAAACAACATTGAAGTTCAGGATGCTTTAGCTGCAATTACCAAGGCTTGCGAAACCGGTGAAGGAAATCTTTTAGAATTAGCAGTTGATGCTGCGAAAAAAAGAGCATCTTTGGGGGAAATTTCTTTTGCAATTGAAAAAGTTTACGGACGATATAAAGCTAACATTCGTATGATATCTGGTGTGTATTCTTCAGAAACAAAAGACAACGACAAATTTAATGAAGCAAGAAATTTAGCTGATAAATTTGCCGAAAAAGAAGGTCGTCGCCCACGTATTATGGTTGCCAAAATGGGACAAGACGGTCACGACCGTGGCGCTAAAGTTGTTGCCACTGCATATGCAGATATGGGTTTTGATGTTGATATGGGACCACTTTTCCAGACACCTGCAGAAGCTGCTAAACAAGCTGTAGAAAACGATGTTCATATACTTGGAGTATCCAGTTTAGCTGCAGGACATAAAACTTTAGTTCCACAAGTTATTGAAGAATTAAAGAAACATGGTCGCGATGATATTATGGTTATTGTAGGTGGTGTTATTCCTTCCCAGGATTATGACTTTCTATACAAAGCAGGTGTAGTAGGCATATTCGGACCGGGAACAAAAATTGCTGAGGCGGCAATTAAGATATTGAATATATTGTTAGGGAATTAA